The sequence CAACTGCTCTCCTTAAAGCGTTCATTGCCGCCTCCCTCACAAGTGCTGCTATATCTGCTCCAGTATATCCCTCAAGCTTCTTGGCAAGCTCTTTTAAGTTCACATCTTCTGCCAAGGGCACTCTCCTTGTGTGGACTTTTAGAATTTCATATCTTGCTGTCTCGTCTGGTGCTGGAACCAAAATCAAGCGGTCGAATCTGCCCGGTCTGAGCAGTGCCGGATCTAAAATGTCCGGTCTGTTAGTTGCTGCAATAACAACAACACCACTGTTCTCCTCAATACCATCCATCTCTGTGAGGAACTGGTTAATTATTCTATCAGTAACCCTGTTGACATCGCCTCCTCTCATTGGGGCAATTGAGTCAATTTCGTCAATGAAGATTACCGTTGGTGCAGCCTGTCTTGCTTTCCTGAATATTTCTCTGATTCTCTTTTCGCTCTCTCCTACCCATTTGCTTAAAACTTCTGGGCCTCTAATCCCAATGAAGTTAGCCTCACTCTCTGTTGCAACAGCTTTAGCGAGCATTGTCTTACCAGTTCCTGGTGGACCGTAGAGGAGAATTCCTTTCGGTGGAGTTATTCCCAAACGCTGAAAGGCCTTTGGATACTTGAGCGGCCACTCAACTGCTTCTCTGAGTGCTTGCTTCACATCTTCTAATCCTCCAATGTCCTCCCAGTGAACATTTGGAACTTCAAGCATCACTTCCCTCAAAGCTGATGGCTCAACCATCTTCAAAGCTTCATAGAAGTCCTCTTTAGTAACTTTAAGCTCTTGGAGAACTTCTGGTGCAATCTTTTCTTCTTCTGGATTAATCTTACCCTCCTGGATTAGCCTCCTCAGAACAACCATTGCAGCTTCTCTCGCTAAAGCTGCCAAGTCCGCTCCAACAAATCCGTGTGTCTTTTCTGCTAGCTCATCGAGCATTTTATCAATCAGCTTAGTCTTAACTTCGCGGTAAATTTCCCCGTCACTCTTGAGGATTTCTTTTATCTCATCTTCGTCTTTAGCTTTCTCAACTTTCTTAATGATCTCTTCGAGCTTCTCTTTATCAAAGCGCTCTTCTTTGAGTAAGCCTTTAAGAACTTTCAAAACTGACGGCTTATCGTAGTCCGGCTCAAGAGGCATTCCTCTGGTGTGGATTTGGAGGATTTCTTTTCTACCCTGCTTGTCTGGAACACCAACTTCAATTTCTCTATCAAACCTTCCAGGCCTTCTCAAAGCTGGGTCAATTGCATCAGGTCTGTTTGTCGCAGCTATGACAATGACCTTCCCCCTCTTCTTCAATCCATCCATCAAGGTCAAGAGCTGACTAACAACCCTCTTCTCGACTTCTCCGGTAACCTCTTCTCTCTTTGGTGCAATTGCGTCAATCTCATCAATGAAGATTATACTTGGAGCGTTTTCCTCAGCCTCCTTAAAGACCTCTCTCAGACGCTCTTCACTCTCACCGTAGAATTTGCTCATAATTTCTGGACCGTTGATGGCTATAAAGTGAGCGTTGGTTTCATTTGCCACAGCTTTTGCAAGTAAAGTCTTACCCGTTCCTGGTGGACCGTAGAGCAAAACTCCCTTAGGTGGCTCAATTCCGAGACGTTCAAACAGTTCTGGGTGCTTCAAAGGCAACTCAACCATTTCCCTGATCTTCTGAATCGCATCCTTGAGACCGCCGATGTCTTCATATGTAACCTCTGGAACCTTCTCTTCCCTAACTTCGACTGCTTGGGGAAGAACTTCAATTTCAGTGTTGTATGTTATCTGAACTATCCCTTTGGGATTTGTGTTCACGACAATAAACTTTAATTCACCAAAAGCCAATGGAAGTGCTTCAAAGAAGCCTCTAAAGAACTCATCAAAAGGAGAGCCTGTATAGAACTCTTCTCTTCCACTAGCCACTATAATGTCGCCTTTTACAACTGGCCTCCCAAGGAGGTTCTGCTTAATCATCTCTCCTGGAATCTGGATGAAAACTCCCTTCTGAGCTGGCGCTAGGACAACTTTTTTTGCTTCTTTGACTTCAGCTCTTCTAACAGTTACATAGTCCCCGATGCTGACCCCAGCATTTCTTCTGATATAGCCATCCATTCTAATTATATCTAACCCCCTGTCATCTGGATGGGCATTTGCAACAATTGCAGCAGTTGTTCTCTCTCCCTCAAGCTCAACTATGTCTCCAGGTTCAACCCCTAGCTCGCGCTGATATTTTCTGTCAAATCTAACTATCCCTCTTCCTACATCTCTTTTCAGTGCCTCAGCAACCCTAAGTTTGATTTCATCTTTAATCTCGTCCTTTTTTCCTAAAATCATCTTTACACCTCCTTTGGTGAATCTCAATAGCTTCCTCCAACGTTAAATTACCCTTAGCAACCTCACGTGCAAGCTCAGATGAAATTGTAATCCTACCTCCACTCATAATTCTGCTCCTGCTCTTTATATGCTCAATCTCCTTTTTAGTTGGCTCGTTTGTGTAAATCAATTCTCCAATTTTAACTTCTCTCCCTTCCCTTAAAGCTATGTTGATTGATGCAACTATATCTTGAACTTGAGATCCTTCAACACCGCCCACTTTAGGTGTCGTTCCTCTCTCGTTCACGAGGATTACTGGATAATCTTCACCTAAAACCCTTGCAAGAGCTTTGAGCATTAATATACGGTGCCTTTTTGCTCCATGCCCAATCTTGATTTTTGCCTTTGGATACTTCTCGAGAAGTTCGAGGATTATATCCACGTCTTTAGGACTTTTTAAATGATACACCTCAACTATCCTATTGTCGCCAACAACTGCAACTCCAGGCCTCTCTCCGGGATCTATTGCAATAAAAACTTTTTTGAATCTCTTCCTTCCCTCAAGTCTTGCTAAAAGCTCATCTATGAAGTTCTCGTTCTTAACGATTATCTTAACTGGAAAGTTGATTTTATCATAATCCTCTTTACTTGTCAGAACAACCTCAACGTCAAAAGGAATTTTCTCATCTAAGCGGAGGCTGTAAAAAGGCATTCTATACTCCTTAAGCACCTTTGAAGCAATATAGTACACGCGAGCATTTCTTGTTACAATCGCAACTCTCATGGTTTGAGATACGCAGTTAGGTGTTAAAAAGGTTGAGGGAACAAGGTAAATCAAAGTGCTTACCTAAAGCTTTTTTATTAAAAGACTGAGCTTTTTATGGTGATGGTATGGCGTTCCTAAAGGTTGTTCCTCTGGAAGAGGCTTTGAATGTTATCAATTCATTCCCCTTAGAACCTAAAATTGAAGAGATAAAGCTCGAAGAAGCTTTGGGAAGAGTGCTGGCTGAAGATATAAAGAGCCAAATTGATGTTCCCCCATTCGATAGGGCAACCGTCGATGGGTATGCTGTAAAAAGCAAAGATACATGGGGTGCAAGCGAAACTAATCCCGTAAAATTAAAAGTTGTTGGGGAAATAAACGCTGGGGATACTCCAAAGATAGAGCTGAAAGATGGAGAAAGCGTTTACATTTCAACAGGTGCACCTCTGCCAAAAGGAGCAGATGCAGTTATTCCTTTTGAAGACGTTGATAGGGAAAACGAGTGGGTAATTATCTACAAGCCAGTGTATCCACAATCTGGTGTCATGAAAGCTGGAGCGGATATACCAAAAGGAAAGCTTCTGCTGAAGAAAGGAACAAGGCTGGGCTTTAAAGAGACTGCTCTGCTTTCTGCCATCGGTTTTGAAAAAGTCAAGGTTTTTGCAAAGCCCAAAGTTGCTGTGATAAGCACGGGAAATGAGATTATTTTACCAGGTAAAGAGCTGAAATATGGCCAGATTTATGACATAAACGGCAGAGCAGTAAGTGACGCTGTGAGAGAGCTCGGGGGGGAAGCATATTTCCTGGGAATAGCCAGAGACAACAAAGAGAGCTTAAAAGAAAAGATACTTGAGGGGCTGAAGTATGACATTATAATCCTTTCAGGAGGAGCGAGCGGAGGAATTAGGGATTTAACAGCATCAATAATTGAAGAACTCGGCGAGATAAAGGTTCACGGCATAGCTATTCAGCCGGGCAAGCCAACAATAATTGGGCTCATAGATGGAAAACCCATCTTTGGTCTGCCAGGATATCCAACTTCATGTTTAACCAACTTCACTTTGCTAGTCGCTCCCCTCATTAGAAAGCTCCTCGGTCAGAATCAGGAGTACAGAAAAGTCAAGAAAAAGCTCGCCCACAAAGTTTTCTCTGTAAAAGGAAGAAGACAGTTCTTGCCAGTGAGGATTGAAGATGATAAAGCCGTGCCAATACTAAAGGGAAGCGGCGCTGTTACTAGCTTCATTGATGCAGATGGATTTATAGAAGTGCCTGAGAACGTTGAGATACTCGACGAAGGAGAAGAAGTTGAGGTGATATTGTTTGGTGTTTGAATTTTGCTTTATCATTTTATCAATCTCACTAACAAATGATTTTTAAACTTCTTCTTCGCTTTAAATTCTTAGGTGAATGCTATGCTTGACATAAAGCTCATTCGTGAAAACCCCGACATTGTTAGGGGCGATCTCATAAAGCGCGGTGAACTTGAAAAGCTTAAATGGATTGACGAAATTCTCGAGCTTGACAAGAAGTGGAGGGAGAACCTCAGGAAGATCAATCAGCTGAGAAGGGAGAGAAACAGAATAGCGGTCGAGATAGGCAAAAGAAAGAAAGCCGGAGAAAGCGTAGATGATTTACTTGCAAAGAGCAAAGAGATAGTCAAGCAGATTGAAGATATTGAGAGGGAAAACGAAGAGATAAGGAAGAAAATTGACTTTTACCTTTGGAGATTGCCAAACATAACCCATGAAAGCGTTCCAATCGGAAAGGACGATACAGAAAATGTTCCAATAAAGTTCTGGGGCAAGGCAAGAGTCTGGAAAGGCCACCTCGAGAGCTTCCTTGAGCAGAGCCAAGGAAAGATGGAGTACGAAATTTTAGAGTGGAAGCCAAAGCTTCACGTTGACTTACTCGAGATTTTGAGGGGCGCAGATTTTGAAAGAGCTGCAAAGGTCAGCGGTTCAAGGTTTTACTACCTCCTCAATGAGATTGTAATCCTCGACTTAGCTTTAATTAGATTCGCTCTTGACAAGCTGATTGAGAAGGGCTTTACTCCAGTGATCCCTCCATATATGGTTAGAAGATACGTTGAGGAAGGCGTTACAACCTTTGACGACTTTGAAAACGTAATTTACAAGGTTGAAGGCGAGGACTTGTATCTGATCCCAACAGCAGAGCACCCATTAGCCGGAATGCATGCCAACGAGATAATTGACGGAAAAGATTTGCCACTCCTTTATGTTGGAGTCTCACCGTGCTTCCGTAAAGAGGCAGGAACTGCTGGAAAGGACACAAAGGGAATTTTCAGGGTTCACCAGTTCCACAAGGTTGAGCAGTTTGTCTATTCAAGACCAGAAGAGAGCTGGGAGTGGCATGAAAAGCTCCTCCAGAATGCTGAAGAGCTGTTTCAAGAACTTGGAATTCCTTATCGCGTAGTCAACATCTGTACTGGAGATTTAGGCTATGTTGCCGCCAAGAAGTACGACATTGAAGCATGGATGCCTGGTCAAGGAAAGTTCAGAGAAGTTGTCAGCTGTTCAAACTGTACCGACTGGCAGGCAAGAAGGTTGAACATAAGATTCAGAGACAAGACTCACGAGAAGCCCAAGTTCGTGCACACTTTAAATTCAACAGCAATAGCAACCTCAAGGACCATTGTTGCCATTTTGGAGAACTTCCAGGAAGAGGATGGAACAGTTAAGATACCAAAGGCATTGTGGAAGTACACAGGATTCAAAGAGATTGTGCCAGCAGATAAAAAAGAGAAATGCTGTCAAGGTTGACTTTTATTCTTAACTCTCTCCTCAAGCCTTCTTTTACGCTTCTCTTTCTGCTCTCTCAAATAAGGATACCTCATGATATGTCCGCATTCAAGGCATTTGATTACGATATGTGGCATTCTCTTCTGCCTCAGCCTAACTTGAGCGTTAACTCCTGGCACTAAAAATGAATGGCATCTTTTACAATATCGCCGCTTCCACTTTCTCGGCATTCTCACTTTAGCTTTCTGCTGCACAGCTAGAGCTATTTCAACATATCTATTGGCTAATTCCTTATCATAAGGAAAAACTCTCTCAGCTAATGTGAAGAGAATGTTAATTCTTTCTAAAGCGATTTTCCTCTTCTCCCTCTGCTCCTTCTTTCTCAAGAACTTCTTTGACATTTCAACCACTTCACTCTGGCTTTATCATTTTAAGCTTTCCAAAGAATGGTTCATAAAGGTGCCCTTCTGCAATTAAGCGGTCTATGATCTCTTTGGCATATGCCTCTTTAAATCCATATTCAAGCAACGCCCTATAGAATTCCTCTCTAGTGACAGTCCCATCAATAGACGTTGCTTCCAAGTCCATGAAAATACTCAGCGCAGTATTTGCCCTCTTATCCCTGCTAATGTATCTCTCATAAGTTTCCACAGCCCTCAATATGACTTTCTCTGGCAGTTCATTCATCCACAAATCGAGAATCTCTTGGTTTATAACCAGGACATCATTGATAATGCCTGTATCAATTTTCCCTTCAAATCTCCCAATCGAACCCAAAATATGAGCGCTCAGCAAATATCTCGTGTTAGTCTCAAATATCATGCCTTTGAGCCTCAAGGCGTCAAATTTTTCGCCATATTCATGACGGTTCCTCATTATCCAGTGCTCAAATCTGTCTCTGAATTTCCTCATAACTTCATCCCCAGCACTAAGTGAGGCTATTTTCTCTCTTTCTTTGAAGATAGTTATGATAACATTTGGAATCAAATCTTCAAGTTCTCTATTCCTTTCATAACCAATAGGTTCGTTGAGAATGAATGGGGTTTCAGAAGAGTAAGCTAGTGGATCGTCTGGCGATAGTAGGCTGTATTTCTTTGGTGTCAAAAACACGGCATTTTTGTTTTCAAAATGTTCAATAGCCCAGTTTGGGGCGGGGATTTCTCTTGTGAGGATTTTCTTGTTGTATGGGACATAGTATTTCAGGTCTGTATTGTTGGAATCAAAGAGAACGAAGTCTAAATCGAGCTCTGGGTCAACAAAAGTTTCTTTGTCATCCTTTCTTAGCTGTAACTCTCTTGGAAGAAGGGATGATATATAGTGCATAGCTTCCCAAACTGATAGAATAATTTTTTGCTCATCCTTGAATACTGAAAAAGTAACCCCTTCTCCCCAGTTCTTTTTTGCACCCACAATTATTGGGGAAGCAAAGAGGGAGTAAATTACAGCTTTCTCAAGGTCATAGTTGGCATATATAGTTTTCATGAACAAGTCCTCAAGTTCTCTCTTGCTTAAAGCCATTTCCTCATATTCGAGCCAATAATCAGAGTAATCTGCACTCTCAAGAGATTCAACATGGATCATACGCAAGTTTCCATATGGATAGCTGTCAATAATTCCGCTGACTTTTACGTATTCTCCGCTCCTAAATCTAGCATTAACTTTGCTGTTTTCAGTGAGTCTGAGGATAAGATATGCTCTCAGCTCAGCTTTTTTAAGTTCGCTTGGAGAGAGAGGCGAAAGGATATAGTAGAGAGCATCCTTTGGAGCATAAGGCGGCTGTTTAAGGATCAAAAAACCTTGAATTTCAACAGGTTCACAATTTTTTAAGCTCTGGATTTTACTCTGAAAATCTCTAACCCTTTTAGCGGGCGTAAGCTTTTCTCGTCTTCCAACAAGCCTTAGAAGTTTAAACGCATAATCCTCCATCAAACTTAACATTTACCGAAATGTTTATAAATCCTCCTTTGAAGGTATGTATCGGTACGGCGGCCATAGCGGCGGGGCCACACCCGGTCTCGTTTCGACCCCGGAAGTTAAGCCCGCCAGCGATCCCGGGTGTACTGCCCTCCGAGAGGGGGCGGGAAACCGGG is a genomic window of Thermococcus sp. M39 containing:
- a CDS encoding CDC48 family AAA ATPase; translation: MILGKKDEIKDEIKLRVAEALKRDVGRGIVRFDRKYQRELGVEPGDIVELEGERTTAAIVANAHPDDRGLDIIRMDGYIRRNAGVSIGDYVTVRRAEVKEAKKVVLAPAQKGVFIQIPGEMIKQNLLGRPVVKGDIIVASGREEFYTGSPFDEFFRGFFEALPLAFGELKFIVVNTNPKGIVQITYNTEIEVLPQAVEVREEKVPEVTYEDIGGLKDAIQKIREMVELPLKHPELFERLGIEPPKGVLLYGPPGTGKTLLAKAVANETNAHFIAINGPEIMSKFYGESEERLREVFKEAEENAPSIIFIDEIDAIAPKREEVTGEVEKRVVSQLLTLMDGLKKRGKVIVIAATNRPDAIDPALRRPGRFDREIEVGVPDKQGRKEILQIHTRGMPLEPDYDKPSVLKVLKGLLKEERFDKEKLEEIIKKVEKAKDEDEIKEILKSDGEIYREVKTKLIDKMLDELAEKTHGFVGADLAALAREAAMVVLRRLIQEGKINPEEEKIAPEVLQELKVTKEDFYEALKMVEPSALREVMLEVPNVHWEDIGGLEDVKQALREAVEWPLKYPKAFQRLGITPPKGILLYGPPGTGKTMLAKAVATESEANFIGIRGPEVLSKWVGESEKRIREIFRKARQAAPTVIFIDEIDSIAPMRGGDVNRVTDRIINQFLTEMDGIEENSGVVVIAATNRPDILDPALLRPGRFDRLILVPAPDETARYEILKVHTRRVPLAEDVNLKELAKKLEGYTGADIAALVREAAMNALRRAVAKTSRELVEEQSEEFLEKLKVSRKDFEEAMKKIRPSVTKYMIEYYKQFEESRKAPKERKEMDYFTG
- the glp gene encoding gephyrin-like molybdotransferase Glp translates to MAFLKVVPLEEALNVINSFPLEPKIEEIKLEEALGRVLAEDIKSQIDVPPFDRATVDGYAVKSKDTWGASETNPVKLKVVGEINAGDTPKIELKDGESVYISTGAPLPKGADAVIPFEDVDRENEWVIIYKPVYPQSGVMKAGADIPKGKLLLKKGTRLGFKETALLSAIGFEKVKVFAKPKVAVISTGNEIILPGKELKYGQIYDINGRAVSDAVRELGGEAYFLGIARDNKESLKEKILEGLKYDIIILSGGASGGIRDLTASIIEELGEIKVHGIAIQPGKPTIIGLIDGKPIFGLPGYPTSCLTNFTLLVAPLIRKLLGQNQEYRKVKKKLAHKVFSVKGRRQFLPVRIEDDKAVPILKGSGAVTSFIDADGFIEVPENVEILDEGEEVEVILFGV
- the serS gene encoding serine--tRNA ligase; amino-acid sequence: MLDIKLIRENPDIVRGDLIKRGELEKLKWIDEILELDKKWRENLRKINQLRRERNRIAVEIGKRKKAGESVDDLLAKSKEIVKQIEDIERENEEIRKKIDFYLWRLPNITHESVPIGKDDTENVPIKFWGKARVWKGHLESFLEQSQGKMEYEILEWKPKLHVDLLEILRGADFERAAKVSGSRFYYLLNEIVILDLALIRFALDKLIEKGFTPVIPPYMVRRYVEEGVTTFDDFENVIYKVEGEDLYLIPTAEHPLAGMHANEIIDGKDLPLLYVGVSPCFRKEAGTAGKDTKGIFRVHQFHKVEQFVYSRPEESWEWHEKLLQNAEELFQELGIPYRVVNICTGDLGYVAAKKYDIEAWMPGQGKFREVVSCSNCTDWQARRLNIRFRDKTHEKPKFVHTLNSTAIATSRTIVAILENFQEEDGTVKIPKALWKYTGFKEIVPADKKEKCCQG
- a CDS encoding ribonuclease P protein component 4 — translated: MSKKFLRKKEQREKRKIALERINILFTLAERVFPYDKELANRYVEIALAVQQKAKVRMPRKWKRRYCKRCHSFLVPGVNAQVRLRQKRMPHIVIKCLECGHIMRYPYLREQKEKRKRRLEERVKNKSQP